The Arachidicoccus terrestris genome includes the window CACCCGGCATTTCCCTGGTGCCATTCAAATTGCCGTGCAGCGCCAGTCTCTCCATGGGATAAATAAAATAGGTATCACTGGTCTCAGGCATATGCTTCTTTGCAACACCTGCCATTTTCCTATTAACCTGATCAACATTCATTCCCGGCTTAAGCAACACCCAGGCTCCTGTTGTATTGGTACCCCAGTTATCCCAATCTTTATGGGCATTATAGTAAACTGAATAGGGCAACAGAACCTCGATATCAGCGAACTGCATATTATCCGGCGGATCATTAAAAACGGCCTTTATCTGATAAGGCTGCTTATCAATTTGCAGCGTTTTACCAATGACATCCACGCTGCCAAAATAGGCGCTTGCCACACTGGATGCAATGGCCACCCCGTCAGGGCCGTTGAGCGCACCTTCCGCGCTGCCTCTGATCACATTATAACTGAACATTTTAAGAAACTCAGGATCCGCATAAGCACCGGCCTCGGCAAAATTCAGATCCCCCAGCGTCACATTTACCGATGCATCGGTATACCGGACCACAGATTCCACTTCCGGAAAGTTTTGTTGCAATTCTTCTCTGATTCCAAAAGGTGTGACAGGAAATGTATATGTGGCCTTCCCGTATACCTGGACATCTTTCATCTGATAAATCCTGTCCAGATCCTTAACTGAATGATTAAACGTAGTATAAAATTCTACCCACAGCAAGATAATGCCCGCACACGCGATGCCAATCGCCAGTCCGATCACATTGAGCAGACTGAAAGCCCTGTTTTTATTAAAGTTGCGCCAGGTGGTAATCAAAAAACGCTTAAACATAGCCGAAAGATTTTAATTGTTGTGTATGAATACTGCTTTATTAATTAATGACCAAGGTTTCATTATCTCCAAAATTATCATAGCTACTGGTAACGACTTTGTCTCCAGGCTGTAATCCTTTCAGCACTTCATAATAGTCCGGATTCTGGCCGCCGATCTGGATATCCACTTTAAAGGCAGTTGAACCGTCTTTACTCAACTTATAGATCCAATTGCCGCCGGTTTTCTGGAAGAAACCGCCTCTGGGCACCAGGAGTGCCTTTCTATCATCGCTAAGTGTCAACATGATCTGCAGGCTCTGCCCCCGGTGAATCGTTTTGGGTGCTTTATCCTCAAAGGCCATATCCACCTGAAAGCGTCCATTGGTTACGGAAGGATATACTTTTTTGACATTCAGATGCAGGGTATCATTTCCGATTACCGCTGTACCGGTAAGTCCCGGAAAAACATTATTGATGTAATGTTCATCCACATCCACCCGTACTTTGTAATCGCTGATCACATCAATTTGCCCCAGCCGCTCGCCTTTATTTTTATTTTGGCCGACTTCTGCGTCCAGAGAAGTCAATTGGCCATCTACCGGTGCGCGGACAATCAGGTCACCTACCTTTTGCTGCATCAGAGAAAATGCCTTATTCGCCCCGGAATACAGCTTATTTTGCTGGGCCAGTTGCTGCACTTTATCTGTGGAATCCTGTTGGAGCAGCGTCTTTTGCAGCTCCAGTTTTTTAACCAGATAATCATAACTGATCTTTGATTTTTGAAATTCCTGAGATCCAATTGCTTTCTGGCTATATAATTTTTTATTCAGGTCATATACCCGCTTTGCCTCCTGCAGCAGGCTCTGCACGTCTGCCAGCTGATTCAGATTGCTGACAGATGTCTGGCGTGCGCCGTTTTGGGCAATCTGTACCTGCATCAAAGTATTATATACGTTGTTTTGCTGTTCAACCAGGCTCATCATCAGATCCGGATTGGAAAGGCGCAGGATAGGTTCTCCTTTTTTCATCATGGCACCATCCTCTACATAACGCTCTTCTACTCTGCCCCCCTCCATGGCATCCAGATAAATGGTCGCAATCGGCATGACCACCCCATTGACAGGAATATAATTCTTAAACTGCCCTTCGGTCACCTCGCTGATCGTGATACGTTCCTTATCCACGTTTAACCTGGATCCGCCACTGGCATAATAAATGCTGGCCGCTATTAAAGCCACTAAGGCAACAATACCTATAATGGTAAAAATCTTTTTCCGGGTCCAGGTTTTCTGTTCTATTGCTCTATCCACTGCTGTTGGTTTTAAATAATTAAGTTAGATTATTACAGAGAAAGTGCTCCTTCGTAATAACTGAGTATTTTCGTTTTAAAAATATAGTTGTACTTAGCTGCTACCAGGCTATTTTCCGCCTGATTCAATTTGGTTTTGGCAATCAGGTATTCGGCAGAATTGATGGCGCCGGCGTTGAACTTTACTTCAGAAATCCGGAAGTATTCTTTATAGGCCGCCACCTGATCTTGTTGCTTCAACCAGGATTCCAATGCAGTCTGCTGATCAAAATAAGCTCTGCCAATCGTATTTTTAAGTTGTGTCTGTGCTGTATTTAACTGCACCTTGGCGAGGTCCTGCTGTAATTTAGCTACCTTAACATCCGTTTTGGATTGCAACTTATTGAATAACGGGATATTCAAAGTGACGTTGACATTTGTTCCGTAATTGTTCTTCAACTGGTCCCAATAGGGGATATCATGATAACTCATCGGCGTCGAACTGGAATAAACCGGCAACTTATCCGTACCACTGATCACATAGTTGCCGTTTTCCTCTGTAATAGGGGCTCCGGCCACCGAACGGGTCGCCGCACTGGAAAAAGCGGTTCCGATACCGCCATTCAGTGAAAGGGAAGGATAATAATCCGCCTTTTCTACTGCCACATTCTTAATGGAACTCTTATATTTTAGTTCAGCGGACTTAACAGATGGCAGATAAGACAATGCACTCCGGTAGATACCGTCAATAGATTTTTCATCGGCCGTCTTCTGATCCATGGCCGCCGGCTCCTTCAATACGATATCCATATTAAGCGGCCGGTTCATTAATTGAAACAAGGTGATTTTCGCGGTCTTAATCAGATTTTTCTGATCAATAACGGCAAGCTCACTACTACTAAGTTGACCTTTTAGATCATAGAGATCCGCAGGAGAAGCCGCGCCGCTTTGATTTAAGGTATCCAACCGGTTATACTGCACTTCAGTAGAGAGTAATTGTTTATAGTAGTTATTAAGCAGCTCCTGCTGATTCAATACCTCAAGATAAGCCGCAATCACTTCAATGGTAATCGCATCTTTTTGTTGCTGTGCATCCCACTTACCGGCCTCTTCATCCAGCTTTGTCTTGCGGATATAATTACGCACCTTAAAACCATTCCACAGGCTGAGTGAAGCGCTGAGATTATAATTAGCAGAAGTAAAGCTTTGCGAAATATAGCTATTATCAGAAGGGTTAATGGATCGGCCACTGTTTAATCCATGGTCAATATTGGCACTCACCGAAGGCAGCTGTGAGGCCTTGGCCTGCCTATGATAAATGGCCGCAATATCTGCATCCATATCCGCCGTCTTGATATCCAGATTATTTTCCAGTGCCTGGCTTACGCAGTCTTCCAGGGTAAGATACTCCACCTGAGTCGTATCCTTGGCATCCACTCGGTCTGACTGGCCCAGGCATATCCCTGAAAATCCAAACGTCACGCACACTATAATAACCAGTTTTTTCATTCATTAAAATTTTCAAAGAATATATAAAGCTTGTGCCAAACCATTAATACACTGCTTATCAACTAATTACGAAAATATCAGTTTTTCTTAACTGTCCGCTTTTGATACAGTTGCTTTTTAAAACCGGACAATTGTGCGTATGCCAGTTATTTGCCTTGGCAGCTGCCTCTGAATTGTAAAAAATTATTCGTTCCTTTATCCAAATAATCTATCGAGAATCATGGCCTTAAAAAATGCCACAATTGCAATTGTCGACGACGATTTAGATGTGCTTACCGCCGTGCGGCTGCTATTAAAAACAGAAGTAAAAGAGGTAATTACCGAAAAAAATCCAGAGAATCTGCTTTCTTTATTAAAAGACAGTCAGGTGGATCTGCTTTTTCTGGACATGAACTTCAAATCCAAAGTCAATACCGGTAATGAGGGACTATTCTGGCTCCAGAAAGTCAAAAAACTATATCCCGGTCTTCCGGTAGTCATGATCACTGCCTATGCAGATATTGACCTGGCTGTTAATTCCCTGAAACTGGGTGCGCAGGATTTTATGGTTAAACCCTGGCAGAATCAGAAACTGCTGGAAACGGTCAAAAGCAATTATCAGAAAAACAACAATAGCCAGACCGCTCAGGCCAGCCCTGCCGGCATTATCGGGGAGAGCCCCTCCATGAGAGACGTATTTAGGAAAATTGAGAAAATTGCGCCCACTGATGCCAATATTCTGATTTTAGGCGAAAACGGGACGGGCAAAGATTTAATCGCACAGACCATTCATGAACAGTCTCTTCGAACCAGACACCCGTATGTCAAAGTGGATGTGGGTGCACTCACAGAAAGCCTTTTTGAAAGTGAACTGTTCGGCCACAAAAAAGGCGCCTTCACCGACGCCAGAGAAGACCGTATCGGCCGGTTCCAGGCAGCCGACAGAGGTACCCTGTTTATGGATGAGATCGGTAATATTACGCTGGCCCAGCAATCCAGACTGTTGACTGCCCTGCAAAACAGATACGTTACCCCTTTGGGCACCAATGACAAAGTTCAGGTAGATATCCGGCTCATCTGCGCTACAAATGTACCGCTGAGCGTTCTGGGTGATGAATCCAAATTTCGCAGGGACCTGATCTATCGTATTAATACCGTAGAGATCACGATCCCCCCATTAAGAGAACGCAGAGAGGATATCCCGCTGATCGCCGAACATTATGCCAAGGTCTATGCGCAGAAATACGGAAAGCCGGCACTTACATTTACCAGGGAAGCCTATAAGAAGCTGAATAAATACACTTATCCTGGCAACGTCCGCGAATTGCAATATGCGATAGAAAGAGCGATTATCATGACCGAACACGAATCAATAGAGGCAGAAGATATCTTATTTTCCCCTATTGAGCACGTGGAAGAACAGGCTCCTGCAGATAAATCGATCAATCTGGGCCATGTGGAGAAAACGGCCATTTTAAATGCAATTTCCCGGCATGAGGGTAATATTTCAAAGGCAGCCAAGGAGCTGGGCATTACAAGGGCTGCCCTTTATCGCAGGATCAGTAAATATGATATTTAAATTATTTACAGCATAGCTATCCGCCCACCTGTTATCACGACGCATTGTTCTTCAATTACAATCCAATATGGTAAAAATCTGCCTTCGGATCTTACTACAGCTCCTGCTGGCCGGCTCAGCCGCCGCCGCGGCCGTCTGGTGTTATCTGAAAGGCATGCCCTATGGCGCAGTCATTGCGCTCTTTCTCTTTCTTGTGCTGGTATACAGAATGGTCTCTTTATTCAGAGACATCCTGCATGACTTCAATGACTTCGTACAGGCACTACATTACAGAGACTTTTCACAGCATTTTTCCATTAAAAGAGCCCCTTCCCATCTCAAGTTCTTTAGAAGAGGCTTTAATGAGATCGTCACTGGGTATAAGCGGCTCAGCAATGAAAAGGAACTCCAATACCAATATCTTCAAAATGTGCTGGAACTGGTAGATACAGCCATACTGGCATTTGAACCCGGCACAGGAGAAGTTATCTGGATCAACAACCAGATGAAAAACCTGATAGGTGTGCCAGGCCTGAAGAATCTAAAGCGACTCGAAAGGCAATTACCCGTTTTAAATGAAGCGTTTTATAAAATAAGCCCAGGCGCACAGAGCATTATCAAAGTCGACATATTGCACCGGCCACACAAATTACTGCTTACTTCCAATAACTTCATAACCAATGAACAGCAAATGAAACTTATTGCCTTGCAGAATGTGGAAGAAGCACTGGACGTAACGGAAACAGAGGCCTGGAATAAACTATTAAGAGTGCTGACCCATGAAATTATGAACTCTATTGCGCCGATCTCCTCCCTGGCCAATACCCTTCAGGACCGGCTGGGCCAGTTAGATAATCACAAGATATCTGAATCAGATTTTAAAGACCTGCAGGACGGCATGCAAACCATCCGCTCCAGAAGCGATGGCCTGATGCGCTTCTCAACCTCTTATCGGAACCTCAATAAAATCGGACAGATCAATCTCAGTGAGTTTTACGTAAGAGACCTATTTGAAAACCTCGCCTCACTTATGCAGCCCGGCATGACCAGCAAGGCCATCAGCCTCGAACTGATACTTAAAAACCCCAACCTGAAAATGCAGGCAGACCGGCAACTGCTGGAACAGGTTATGATCAATCTATTACTCAATGCGATCGATGCGGTCAGGGAAAGCCCTGCAAAACGGGTCACTATCGCCGGAGAGAAAAACCAGGACGGGCAAACCATACTAAAAGTCAAGGATAGCGGGAAAGGTATGGATGAGCAGATCATGGAAAGAATATTCATTCCGTTTTTCTCCACCAAAAAGTCCGGAAGCGGCATTGGCCTGAGCCTCTGTAAGCAGATCATGCTCTTGCACAAAGGCAACATTCAGGTAAAATCCACTCCGGATGAAGGCACCAGTTTTAGATTACAATTCCCCGCACAGTAAAGCCGATATACTCTTTTTTCAGGCTACTATGCGTCGGATTTATCCATTTCTGTTACCCCGCCAGATATCACGAATTTCATGGCTTCCGCTGAAGAAATTTTATCATTAACCGTACGAATACTGGACTTAGGTACAAAAAAAGTCATGCCGGATATCGCATAGGAAAAGGGTACATATACCACCACATGTTCAACCAGGTCAAACTGACTGGCGTCGCTTTGAGTAATAAAGCCCATACGCCAGACATCAGTATTGTCTACATTGACCAGTACCGGCTTGTCAAACTTCTTTTTGCTGCCGGAAAAAGCTTTCAGGAAGTCCTTTACAGAAGAATAAATGAGTTTGACACCAGGCGTTTTTTCCAGTGCAGAGCCTAAAAGGTCAATGAGATGGCTGATCACGAAAGAAGAAGAAGCCCATCCGATCAGGATCATAATAATCACCATCATCAGAATACCTAATCCGGGTATATGACGGGTCCCCTCTTCACCAGGCACTACGGTCCCAAATATATTGGGCAGTATGCTGTCGACTGCTGTAAAGAGCCAGAACACAAAGTAAATAGTGACCGCTATAGGCGCAATAACAATCACACCCTGGAAAAAATACTGAATAATTCTTTTAGCTACTGTCTTTTTCTGATCGTCCATAATCGGTTTTTTGGTTGTCAAAATTAAAAAAGTACTGTTGAAGTTTAAGACATTTTAATTTTTTGTATATAGCATCATCGAAACAAGTGCAACAAACTGCATCTAAACAATTGTAACACATATGTTTGAGAAAGAATCGACATCGCGTCATTTTTTATCTGTGGTCTCAAGCAAAGAAACAGATCAGCTAAAATGCCAATTGTGAATTTGATAAACAAGTAATAATCTTTTGTTCAAGTTCTGATCTTATAAAAAATCAAAATCTCCTTTCCCAAACAACATCAACTTAAAGCAGAAATACCTGGATCAACGAAAGTCAAAATGCATATCCAAATCCGCTGCGTCCACCTTCGCCATACAAAATCAGGTTATATAGCATCGTGCATATTGTCCCAAGAGCATATTATTGATTTTCTTTCACAACCTTATTTTTCAGTATTTTAACATTTAAATCGATTAAACTTATTTAAATTTATTGCATACTATAGTATACAAAAACAAGAATTTTTAGACATTTTATATACAATAATATGCAAATTATCTATAATTTTGATACAGATTCTCCTGAGGAATTGTTATTGATACTAGCAGGTAATCTAAAAAAGCGCCGATTGGAAAAAGGTCTGTCTCGCAATGCATTATCAATGACCAGTGGCGTATCTGCTTCGACGATTTCCAAATTTGAGATCCATCATATGATCTCATTAGAATCCTTTGTGAAACTTGCAAAAGCCCTTGGATACACAAAGATGATACGAAATCTGCTATCGGAGCCTATTTACCAGACAATGGAAGAACTAGAATTGATTAACAAAAATAAGAATAGGAAAAATGGCAGAATTACGCCCAATAAATAAATTGACCGTCACTTATCATGACCACAAAGTAGGCACACTCATGATGGACCCCACTAAACGACTATGTGTTTTCCAATATGATAAACTATGGATCGCCAACGGGTTTTCCATATCTCCATTGGAGCTTCCCCTGGCAACGGATTTGTTTATAGCCAAGCCGGAACCATTCTGGGGTAATTTTGGCATTTTTGAAGATAGTCTTCCAGATGGATATGGGCGCTATTTACTCAATCGGCTATTAAAAAAACAGGGAATAGATGATAGCAATCTTGATCCATTGCAACGGTTAAGTATCATAGGCACTTCTGGCATGGGCGCGTTATGTTATATCCCGGAGACCCATATTGGTGCAGAGAAGACGTTGCCTGCATTAGATAATCTCCAAAAAATCGCATTAGACGTTCTATCTGAGAAATCTGACCAGGATGAGGATATTCTTTATTTCAATAGTGGAAATTCTGGCGGTTGCAGGCCTAAATGTCTGCTGCATGACGGCGATGGTTCCTGGCTCGTTAAATTCAGGCATACTTACGACCCTAAGAATATGGGCAGCATGGAATTTCGTTATAATCAAATTGCACGCAATTGCGGAATTATAGTTCCTGACTTCAAATTAATTGAGGGAAAATATTTTGCCACAAAAAGATTTGATATTGAGAACGGCAAACGACTTCACATTGCAACTGCCGGTGCGCTGCTTGGAGAATCCATTGCACAGCCTAAAATGGATTATAAAAACCTCTTACACTTGACAGGATACCTTACGCAAGACCCTAAGGCTGTTGATGAGATGTTTCGGCGCATGGTTTTTAATGTCCTTACTGAGAATAAGGATGACCATGCAAAGAATTTCAGCTTTATTCACAAAGACGAGAAATGGTCTTTATCACCCGCTTATGACCTGACAAAATCAAGTAATGGCTACAACGGTGAACATGCCACTTCTGTTAATTATAAGGGAAACCCATCCATTGAGGACATGCTTCATCTCGGAGAAAGTATTCGGATCGGCAAAAAGCGCGGAATGAATATGATTATAACGATTGCAAACGAATGTGCTGATATTCTCAGCCGTAAATTCCAGGAACTGATATCCACGCATTAGTAACTTTTTCTGTCTCCATAACTCGTTTTTTGGTTCCCAAAAATAAAACTACTTTTGAAGCTTAGGACATAAAACTTACTATATGCAAATCGTCATAACAGGCGCAACAAGGGGCATCGGAAAGGCTGTGGCAGAGATATTTGCGAAAGAATCAACACCACATCATTTTTTTCTCTGCGCAAGA containing:
- a CDS encoding type II toxin-antitoxin system HipA family toxin produces the protein MAELRPINKLTVTYHDHKVGTLMMDPTKRLCVFQYDKLWIANGFSISPLELPLATDLFIAKPEPFWGNFGIFEDSLPDGYGRYLLNRLLKKQGIDDSNLDPLQRLSIIGTSGMGALCYIPETHIGAEKTLPALDNLQKIALDVLSEKSDQDEDILYFNSGNSGGCRPKCLLHDGDGSWLVKFRHTYDPKNMGSMEFRYNQIARNCGIIVPDFKLIEGKYFATKRFDIENGKRLHIATAGALLGESIAQPKMDYKNLLHLTGYLTQDPKAVDEMFRRMVFNVLTENKDDHAKNFSFIHKDEKWSLSPAYDLTKSSNGYNGEHATSVNYKGNPSIEDMLHLGESIRIGKKRGMNMIITIANECADILSRKFQELISTH
- a CDS encoding helix-turn-helix domain-containing protein, whose product is MQIIYNFDTDSPEELLLILAGNLKKRRLEKGLSRNALSMTSGVSASTISKFEIHHMISLESFVKLAKALGYTKMIRNLLSEPIYQTMEELELINKNKNRKNGRITPNK
- a CDS encoding sigma-54-dependent transcriptional regulator yields the protein MALKNATIAIVDDDLDVLTAVRLLLKTEVKEVITEKNPENLLSLLKDSQVDLLFLDMNFKSKVNTGNEGLFWLQKVKKLYPGLPVVMITAYADIDLAVNSLKLGAQDFMVKPWQNQKLLETVKSNYQKNNNSQTAQASPAGIIGESPSMRDVFRKIEKIAPTDANILILGENGTGKDLIAQTIHEQSLRTRHPYVKVDVGALTESLFESELFGHKKGAFTDAREDRIGRFQAADRGTLFMDEIGNITLAQQSRLLTALQNRYVTPLGTNDKVQVDIRLICATNVPLSVLGDESKFRRDLIYRINTVEITIPPLRERREDIPLIAEHYAKVYAQKYGKPALTFTREAYKKLNKYTYPGNVRELQYAIERAIIMTEHESIEAEDILFSPIEHVEEQAPADKSINLGHVEKTAILNAISRHEGNISKAAKELGITRAALYRRISKYDI
- a CDS encoding TolC family protein yields the protein MKKLVIIVCVTFGFSGICLGQSDRVDAKDTTQVEYLTLEDCVSQALENNLDIKTADMDADIAAIYHRQAKASQLPSVSANIDHGLNSGRSINPSDNSYISQSFTSANYNLSASLSLWNGFKVRNYIRKTKLDEEAGKWDAQQQKDAITIEVIAAYLEVLNQQELLNNYYKQLLSTEVQYNRLDTLNQSGAASPADLYDLKGQLSSSELAVIDQKNLIKTAKITLFQLMNRPLNMDIVLKEPAAMDQKTADEKSIDGIYRSALSYLPSVKSAELKYKSSIKNVAVEKADYYPSLSLNGGIGTAFSSAATRSVAGAPITEENGNYVISGTDKLPVYSSSTPMSYHDIPYWDQLKNNYGTNVNVTLNIPLFNKLQSKTDVKVAKLQQDLAKVQLNTAQTQLKNTIGRAYFDQQTALESWLKQQDQVAAYKEYFRISEVKFNAGAINSAEYLIAKTKLNQAENSLVAAKYNYIFKTKILSYYEGALSL
- a CDS encoding sensor histidine kinase, producing the protein MVKICLRILLQLLLAGSAAAAAVWCYLKGMPYGAVIALFLFLVLVYRMVSLFRDILHDFNDFVQALHYRDFSQHFSIKRAPSHLKFFRRGFNEIVTGYKRLSNEKELQYQYLQNVLELVDTAILAFEPGTGEVIWINNQMKNLIGVPGLKNLKRLERQLPVLNEAFYKISPGAQSIIKVDILHRPHKLLLTSNNFITNEQQMKLIALQNVEEALDVTETEAWNKLLRVLTHEIMNSIAPISSLANTLQDRLGQLDNHKISESDFKDLQDGMQTIRSRSDGLMRFSTSYRNLNKIGQINLSEFYVRDLFENLASLMQPGMTSKAISLELILKNPNLKMQADRQLLEQVMINLLLNAIDAVRESPAKRVTIAGEKNQDGQTILKVKDSGKGMDEQIMERIFIPFFSTKKSGSGIGLSLCKQIMLLHKGNIQVKSTPDEGTSFRLQFPAQ
- a CDS encoding DUF502 domain-containing protein; the encoded protein is MDDQKKTVAKRIIQYFFQGVIVIAPIAVTIYFVFWLFTAVDSILPNIFGTVVPGEEGTRHIPGLGILMMVIIMILIGWASSSFVISHLIDLLGSALEKTPGVKLIYSSVKDFLKAFSGSKKKFDKPVLVNVDNTDVWRMGFITQSDASQFDLVEHVVVYVPFSYAISGMTFFVPKSSIRTVNDKISSAEAMKFVISGGVTEMDKSDA
- a CDS encoding efflux RND transporter periplasmic adaptor subunit is translated as MDRAIEQKTWTRKKIFTIIGIVALVALIAASIYYASGGSRLNVDKERITISEVTEGQFKNYIPVNGVVMPIATIYLDAMEGGRVEERYVEDGAMMKKGEPILRLSNPDLMMSLVEQQNNVYNTLMQVQIAQNGARQTSVSNLNQLADVQSLLQEAKRVYDLNKKLYSQKAIGSQEFQKSKISYDYLVKKLELQKTLLQQDSTDKVQQLAQQNKLYSGANKAFSLMQQKVGDLIVRAPVDGQLTSLDAEVGQNKNKGERLGQIDVISDYKVRVDVDEHYINNVFPGLTGTAVIGNDTLHLNVKKVYPSVTNGRFQVDMAFEDKAPKTIHRGQSLQIMLTLSDDRKALLVPRGGFFQKTGGNWIYKLSKDGSTAFKVDIQIGGQNPDYYEVLKGLQPGDKVVTSSYDNFGDNETLVIN